A region of Deltaproteobacteria bacterium DNA encodes the following proteins:
- a CDS encoding YebC/PmpR family DNA-binding transcriptional regulator: MSGHNKWSSIKHKKGKADAQRGKAFTKITRELITSAKIGGGDPNGNARLRAAMLAARAVNMPNDNIQRAIKKGTGELDGVSYEEFIYEGYGPNGVAVLVKVLTDNKNRTVADVRHIFTKYNGNLGETGCVNWMFSKKGSIAVSKEAIDEEKLIDLALELGADDVANDPESHEYEVRCEPEAFEDVKKGLDEKGIKINSAEVAMVPQTTVHLEGKAADAMLRLMNALEESDDVQNVWANFDISDEAMEAFG, translated from the coding sequence ATGTCCGGCCACAATAAATGGAGCTCGATCAAGCACAAGAAGGGGAAGGCCGACGCCCAGCGCGGCAAGGCTTTTACAAAGATCACGCGGGAGCTGATAACCTCCGCGAAGATAGGCGGCGGCGACCCGAACGGAAATGCGCGGCTTCGCGCAGCGATGCTGGCCGCCCGGGCGGTGAACATGCCCAACGACAACATCCAGCGGGCGATCAAGAAGGGGACCGGCGAGCTGGACGGTGTTTCATACGAGGAATTCATTTACGAAGGGTACGGCCCCAACGGCGTCGCCGTTCTGGTGAAGGTGCTCACCGACAACAAGAACCGCACAGTCGCCGATGTCCGCCACATTTTCACCAAGTACAACGGCAACCTCGGCGAGACCGGCTGTGTTAACTGGATGTTCAGCAAGAAGGGATCCATCGCCGTATCCAAGGAAGCGATCGACGAAGAGAAGCTTATCGATCTCGCGCTGGAACTGGGCGCCGACGACGTCGCCAACGATCCCGAGTCCCACGAATACGAGGTCCGGTGCGAGCCGGAGGCTTTCGAGGACGTAAAGAAGGGCCTCGATGAAAAGGGGATAAAGATAAATTCGGCAGAGGTGGCCATGGTTCCGCAGACCACAGTGCACCTGGAAGGAAAGGCCGCGGATGCCATGCTGCGCCTCATGAACGCCCTTGAAGAGTCCGACGACGTCCAGAACGTCTGGGCCAATTTCGACATCTCCGACGAAGCGATGGAAGCGTTCGGGTAA
- the ruvC gene encoding crossover junction endodeoxyribonuclease RuvC — MSKPRRILGIDPGSRATGYGIIDVRGNGMSPVAWGVIRTDASNPFPDRLFEIHKKLSEVILLHKPTEAAVENVFLAKNAASALKLGQARGAAIVACRSNGIPVHEYSAKEIKTAATGFGAASKDQVGGMVCRLLGIRDNVPPDASDALAMAFCRAVTRNIYP; from the coding sequence ATGAGTAAGCCTCGAAGGATCCTGGGGATCGATCCGGGTTCCCGAGCCACGGGATACGGCATCATAGATGTCCGCGGCAACGGCATGTCGCCTGTCGCCTGGGGCGTCATACGAACTGACGCTTCGAACCCCTTCCCCGACCGGTTGTTCGAGATCCACAAAAAACTCTCCGAAGTGATCCTGCTCCACAAGCCGACCGAGGCCGCCGTGGAAAACGTGTTCCTCGCGAAGAACGCCGCCTCCGCGCTGAAGCTGGGCCAGGCGCGCGGCGCGGCAATCGTCGCGTGCCGGTCGAACGGCATTCCCGTTCATGAGTACAGTGCGAAGGAGATCAAGACGGCCGCCACCGGGTTCGGGGCGGCATCGAAGGACCAGGTTGGCGGCATGGTTTGCAGGCTCCTCGGGATCCGCGATAACGTACCGCCGGATGCGTCCGATGCGCTCGCCATGGCATTTTGCAGGGCAGTTACCAGAAATATTTACCCGTGA